Proteins encoded in a region of the Esox lucius isolate fEsoLuc1 chromosome 9, fEsoLuc1.pri, whole genome shotgun sequence genome:
- the LOC114839834 gene encoding uncharacterized protein LOC114839834, with protein MGQNSLSCEEKIRTRNTSREWNHRGRVSLFDNTGGNYIMVVIRQLTREDEGTYWCGVDKPDVPDSYTKVELEVKEDKCCLKSVRETLYLGGDFPLICNYPEKYDNSTKYFCKEDNDLNTCYYIISAFYDSESAKAKRFSLTDNKTEKSFTVTFSNLTEYDTGTYWCGVQNRTKDVLHYFSLITEVHLSVIDSTPASAPSATSHNTFGTLVVITVILVVVLFTLIFYIFYKRKCNTLQELISSSRHTSGISNTQPGNSEDMRALNTQLGNSEDMRALNTQPGNNEEMRAANQDPTYQTLSNSTNQDSIYQTLKSNSANQYSIYQTLKSNSANQDSIYQTLKSNSANRDSIYQTLKPNSAN; from the exons ATGGGGCAGAACAGTTTAAGTTGTGAGGAGAAAATAAGAACAAGGAACACCAGCCGGGAGTGGAATCACAGAGGTAGAGTCTCTCTGTTTGATAACACTGGGGGAAACTACATCATGGTGGTCATCAGACAACTGACCAGAGAAGATGAAGGAACCTACTGGTGTGGAGTGGACAAACCTGATGTACCTGACAGTTATACCAAGGTGGAGCTGGAAGTCAAGGAAG ATAAATGCTGTTTGAAGTCAGTCAGAGAGACGCTCTATCTGGGAGGAGATTTTCCCCTCATATGTAACTATCCAGAGAAATATGATAACAGCACCAAATATTTCTGCAAAGAAGATAATGACTTAAATACTTGTTATTACATTATCTCAGCTTTCTATGACTCAGAGTCTGCTAAAGCTAAAAGATTCTCTCTGACTGAcaacaaaacagagaaaagcTTCACAGTGACTTTCAGTAACCTGACTGAATATGATACTGGGACATACTGGTGTGGAGTACAAAACAGGACAAAAGACGTGTTGCATTACTTTTCACTGATTACTGAGGTACATCTCAGTGTGATTG ATTCTACACCAGCATCAGCACCATCAGCAACATCTCACAACACATTTG gtaCCTTAGTAGTGATCACTGTGATTCTGGTTGTGGTGTTGTTCACTCTTATCTTCTACATTTTCTACAAGAGAAAATGTAACACACTACAAG AGCTGATCTCATCTAGTAGACACACCTCTGGGATATCAAACACCCAACCAGGAAACAGTGAGGACATGAGGGCTCTGAACACCCAACTAGGAAACAGTGAGGACATGAGGGCTCTGAACACCCAACCAGGAAACAATGAGGAGATGAGGGCTGCAAACCAAGATCCAACTTATCAAACCCTATCCAACTCTACAAACCAAGATTCAATTTACCAAACCCTGAAGTCCAACTCTGCAAACCAATATTCAATTTACCAAACCCTGAAGTCCAACTCTGCAAACCAAGATTCAATTTACCAAACCCTGAAGTCCAACTCTGCAAACCGAGATTCAATTTACCAAACCCTGAAGCCCAACTCTGCAAACTAA